One Pyrococcus furiosus DSM 3638 genomic window, ATGAATGAACTTAAGTGATCATATGGATTTTTTGCCTAACATATTCTTTTTATACTTTTTTTGACTATCTTTCTAAGTGGGGGGCAAAGATGAGGTATCTAGAGCTTGCTCAACTTTATCAAAAGTTAGAAAAGACAACTATGAAACTTATAAAGACTAGACTTGTCGCCGACTTCCTGAAAAAAGTACCAGATGATCATCTGGAGTTCATTCCCTATCTAATTCTTGGAGAAGTTTTTCCAGAGTGGGATGAAAGGGAGCTGGGTGTGGGAGAAAAGCTGTTAATTAAAGCTGTAGCAATGGCCACTGGAATTGACGCAAAAGAAATCGAAGAGTCTGTAAAAGATACTGGAGACCTTGGAGAGAGCATAGCCTTAGCTGTAAAGAAAAAGAAGCAGAAGAGCTTCTTCTCTCAGCCCCTCACAATAAAGAGGGTATATCAAACCCTTGTAAAGGTTGCAGAAACAACGGGGGAGGGAAGCCAAGATAAAAAAGTAAAGTATCTAGCTGATTTGTTCATGGACGCAGAACCTTTAGAAGCTAAGTATCTTGCTCGTACAATCTTAGGAACAATGAGAACAGGAGTTGCAGAAGGATTGCTTAGAGATGCAATAGCAATGGCATTCCACGTAAAGGTAGAGCTTGTTGAGAGAGCTTACATGCTAACGAGTGATTTCGGATATGTAGCTAAAATAGCAAAGCTTGAAGGAAATGAAGGGCTAGCAAAAGTTCAAGTTCAACTCGGAAAGCCAATAAAGCCAATGCTTGCCCAGCAAGCTGCTAGCATAAGAGATGCACTTCTCGAGATGGGTGGAGAGGCAGAGTTCGAGATTAAATACGATGGAGCAAGGGTGCAGGTGCACAAGGATGGCTCAAAAATTATAGTCTATTCTAGAAGACTGGAGAACGTCACCAGAGCGATTCCAGAAATTGTTGAGGCTCTAAAAGAGGCAATAATACCTGAAAAGGCAATAGTGGAAGGAGAACTTGTGGCAATTGGAGAAAACGGAAGACCATTGCCCTTCCAATATGTGCTTAGAAGGTTTAGGAGAAAGCATAACATAGAAGAAATGATGGAAAAGATACCTCTCGAGCTCAACTTATTCGACGTTCTCTACGTAGATGGACAAAGCTTGATTGACACTAAGTTCATTGATAGAAGAAGAACACTTGAAGAAATAATAAAGCAGAATGAAAAGATAAAGGTAGCAGAAAACCTAATAACAAAGAAAGTCGAGGAAGCAGAGGCATTTTACAAGAGAGCACTCGAAATGGGGCACGAGGGATTGATGGCCAAGAGGTTAGATGCAGTCTACGAACCAGGTAACAGAGGAAAGAAGTGGTTGAAGATAAAGCCCACAATGGAGAACTTAGATTTAGTAATCATAGGAGCAGAATGGGGAGAGGGAAGAAGAGCCCATCTCTTTGGTTCATTCATCCTGGGAGCATATGATCCAGAAACAGGAGAATTCCTAGAGGTAGGAAAAGTGGGAAGTGGATTCACAGATGATGACTTAGTTGAGTTTACGAAGATGCTAAAGCCCCTTATTATAAAAGAGGAAGGAAAGAGAGTCTGGCTCCAGCCCAAAGTTGTTATTGAAGTGACATATCAAGAAATTCAGAAGAGTCCAAAATACAGAAGTGGATTTGCATTAAGGTTCCCAAGGTTCGTTGCACTTAGAGATGATAAAGGACCAGAAGATGCAGATACAATAGAGAGAATCGCACAACTTTACGAGTTGCAAGAAAAGATGAAAGGAAAAGTGGAAAGCTAAGGTCTAACAATAGTCCCGATACCATTTCCAACTATCGCCATTGAAAGTCTATCCTTGACTAAACCATTGATAAGCCAAACCTCCTCAGTATAATGGACTAGCTCACTCACTGCCTCCAATTTCTTCTTTATTCCCCCCGTTACATCAATTCCTGCAGAGCCCTCTAATTTTGTTAGTAGCTCTTTCAATTCACTAGCACTAATTTCTCTAATCAGCTCCCCTCCTGGAAACTTTGTATACAATCCATCAACATCCATAAGAAATATAACTTTTTCAGGCTTGAAATGCTTAGCTAAATAGACCATTATTTCATCTCCAGAAACTATCTCTATCCCCTTCTCTACATCAAATGATACATCTCCAAATAAAATTGGAACGAATTCCCTCCGTATTGCCTCTTCCACCGAATTAAGGTACCCACTCACGATCTTTCCTCGAGAAGTTATAAACACAGAAGAACTCGATATTGGAAATCCTGGAACGTGCTGCTCCAAAAAGCACTTGGCTATTCTTGAAGCCAAATCTACCATTGCCAAGTGAGTAACAACAAACCCATGCCTACTGGAATAATCCTTCAGCCCATCCCTTATTCGGAACTTCTGGGCGAGAGGATGACCAAAACTTCCTCCTCCATGAACAACTATAAACTTCTCCTCTGGAAAGAATCTCGAAATCTCATAGGCGATTCTCTTGACTACTTCTGCTCTGAAGTGAAATTTCCTTGTTTTATCGCTAATTACACTTCCTCCGATTTTTACAAGGATCATTTAATTACCTCCTCAATTTTTAACCCTTCTCTGCTGATTTCAGTTATCATAGGAGTTCCCCCTGCAATTCTTATAGCTGTAGCAACTTCTCTCTGCTTGTTCGGTGCCAAGGCATACATACAACCTCCTCCCCCAGCCCCAGTTATCTTAGCTCCTAGGGCTCCCGCAACCCTAGCCGCGTACACTAGTTCACTCAACTTTTTAGTTGAAACACCCAAAGCATCTAAAAGACCGTGATTAATGTTCATCAAAACCCCAAGCCTTTCAAATTTTTCCTCCTTATCAACATTTGAAAGTATTACATCCTTGGCTTTCTCGACAACTTTTCCCATAGCCTCTAATATGGGAACAATCAACTCGGGCATCTCCTCATATCTTTTCCTAACCATTGCAACTAACTCCTTAGTTGGACCTGAGGAGCCCGTGTATCCAACAACTATTGGAAGCTCCATGAAGGGAAGGTGTT contains:
- a CDS encoding ATP-dependent DNA ligase, which produces MRYLELAQLYQKLEKTTMKLIKTRLVADFLKKVPDDHLEFIPYLILGEVFPEWDERELGVGEKLLIKAVAMATGIDAKEIEESVKDTGDLGESIALAVKKKKQKSFFSQPLTIKRVYQTLVKVAETTGEGSQDKKVKYLADLFMDAEPLEAKYLARTILGTMRTGVAEGLLRDAIAMAFHVKVELVERAYMLTSDFGYVAKIAKLEGNEGLAKVQVQLGKPIKPMLAQQAASIRDALLEMGGEAEFEIKYDGARVQVHKDGSKIIVYSRRLENVTRAIPEIVEALKEAIIPEKAIVEGELVAIGENGRPLPFQYVLRRFRRKHNIEEMMEKIPLELNLFDVLYVDGQSLIDTKFIDRRRTLEEIIKQNEKIKVAENLITKKVEEAEAFYKRALEMGHEGLMAKRLDAVYEPGNRGKKWLKIKPTMENLDLVIIGAEWGEGRRAHLFGSFILGAYDPETGEFLEVGKVGSGFTDDDLVEFTKMLKPLIIKEEGKRVWLQPKVVIEVTYQEIQKSPKYRSGFALRFPRFVALRDDKGPEDADTIERIAQLYELQEKMKGKVES
- a CDS encoding isopentenyl phosphate kinase, whose protein sequence is MILVKIGGSVISDKTRKFHFRAEVVKRIAYEISRFFPEEKFIVVHGGGSFGHPLAQKFRIRDGLKDYSSRHGFVVTHLAMVDLASRIAKCFLEQHVPGFPISSSSVFITSRGKIVSGYLNSVEEAIRREFVPILFGDVSFDVEKGIEIVSGDEIMVYLAKHFKPEKVIFLMDVDGLYTKFPGGELIREISASELKELLTKLEGSAGIDVTGGIKKKLEAVSELVHYTEEVWLINGLVKDRLSMAIVGNGIGTIVRP